One genomic region from Balaenoptera musculus isolate JJ_BM4_2016_0621 chromosome X, mBalMus1.pri.v3, whole genome shotgun sequence encodes:
- the LOC118888955 gene encoding 60S acidic ribosomal protein P1-like, whose product MRWRSISKGEGGPEIWGGRVGVRPSLHPATSPAPGSPCLALARTVASVSELACIYSALILHDDEVTVTEDKINALIKAAGGNVERLWPGLFAKALANVNIGSLICNVGAGGPAPAGGPAPSTTAAPAEEKKVEAKKEESEESDDDMGFGLFD is encoded by the exons ATGCGGTGGCGGTCCATCTCAAAAGGCGAGGGtggccctgaaatatggggtg GCCGCGTTGGGGTGAGACCCTCACTTCACCCGGCGACTAGCCCCGCGCCCGGCAGCCCCTGCTTAGCGCTCGCCCGCACCGTGGCCTCCGTCTCGGAGCTCGCCTGCATCTACTCGGCCCTCATCCTGCACGACGATGAGGTGACGGTCACGGAGGATAAGATCAATGCCCTCATTAAAGCAGCCGGTGGAAATGTTGAACGTTTGTGGCCAGGCTTGTTTGCAAAGGCTTTGGCCAATGTCAACATCGGGAGCCTCATCTGCAATGTGGGGGCAGGTGGACCTGCACCAGCAGGAGGTCCTGCCCCCTCCACCACTGCTGCCCCAGCTGAGGAGAAGAAagtggaagcaaagaaagaagaatctGAAGAGTCTGATGATGACATGGGCTTTGGTCTTTTTGACTAA